The proteins below come from a single Drosophila teissieri strain GT53w chromosome 3L, Prin_Dtei_1.1, whole genome shotgun sequence genomic window:
- the LOC122618234 gene encoding neuropeptide-like protein 31 produces MSVKQSSSSSCYWFGLVLVVMIMQPSASQYYGYPYYGGANAGAGAGSGYGNIYGSGMYGYPYNYGGYPYYSYPGYNPYSMYGGYGQYGYPYGGYPYGGNNMNVAYASSSGGFATASAGGSGYYG; encoded by the exons ATGTCAGTGAAACAGTCGAGCAGCTCCTCATGTtattggttcggtttggttttggtcgTGATGATCATGCAGCCCTCGGCGAGCCAATACTATGGATATCCCTACTACGGTGGGGCTAATgcgggagcaggagcgggaTCGGGATATGGCAACATATACGGCAGTGGCATGTACGGATACCCCTACAACTACGGCGGATATCCGTACTACTCATACCCCGGCTATAACCCGTACTCAATGTACGGCGGATACGGACAGTACGGGTACCCCTATGGGGGTTATCCCTATGGCGGCAACAACATGA ACGTGGCCTACGCCAGCAGCAGTGGAGGATTCGCAACAGCAAGTGCGGGCGGAAGCGGATACTACGGCTAA